The sequence acatatatatatatatatacatatatatttatatattaacaCTCATACACAACACATACTGCAGTAACAAATCATCCCCAGTCATTTTCATTCAGaagagaataaatgaatgaacgtatgaattaatgtgtgtttttgtctttgtaaatgtatttcatacATGATCCTTTTGGGTTAAGGGAATCAAacctttaatgttttattgcgTTTTCCCGCAGATTGGGTTGGGTTTTTATGACTTTtgcatcttgcacctggcaaatactatattataaataatactatattacaaataatgaaaacaaaaggtcagaactaaataaaaactattataaccttatAATATTTGAAAAAGTGTAACTAGTTGCAGAAAGACCGAAGGCAACAGCACATTATGTCCATAATCgaataataaaaaagggaaacaaatgtgACGTAGTACGCATTACGTCACAGTCAGCTGATCGTGCCGGAAGTAAACAGAAGCAGAAGTGAGCGGACGGACGACGCGGCGGAgaaaggtgaaataaaaagattttacattttttttaacaggctTATACGTTAATTTCACTTGAATTAGAGCTTATTGtttgtctgctgttttttttttactgttggtTTGTGCGCGCGGCGGTAAATAATAGTTCAGTTTAAAGCAGCGTTTGTTGATGTAgcactgctactgctactgctactgtcAGCAACTGTGATGTGTATATGTTCGTATGCAGAGGCGTAACATCTTACCATACACTGTATGTTACCtaggaaaggaaaggaacaCGTGTATGAAATGctacaataaaatgtgtatatgtagGCTACTTATGTCAGAAATGTATGCAGTATAAATTAATGTCATTGTAGTAATACAATAATACCCCTTTTGCTGCTGTAATTTCCCCAAtgagggataaataaagttgatcTTATCTTACCTTTGGGATTATGAACCTCTTTATCAAGAGAGTCCTGGCCAAGATgggcagcagcaaatacaaaacactcaacagttacacatttacacagttaaaacacaagcagaaaacaaataaaaaaatccagattaaatttacAAGCACATTATGAAAAACGAGTGCATGTTGTGGAGTCAGGCTCAAGAACTCTCAGTTTTCAGTGAAATGAACttcttgtgtccttgtgtgtgaaTTTCAGGGCCGGCTCTCCTCATGACGACTCTGATTTGCACTCTTCAACACCATCGCGATGAGGTCAACTGGTGCGCCTTCTCAGCCAGACTCCTGGCCACATGCTCTGGGGACAAAACGCTCAGGGTTTACAGCACCAGTGACTTCTCTGAGCTGCCTTTCTCACCGCTGTCAGGACACGGCTACAGTGTCCACTGTTGTCGCTTCAGCGCCTGTGGACAGTTCCTCGTCTCCTGTTCCACCGATGCCACCATCATGGTCTGGTCCATGGTGAGCGGTGAGATCGAGGCCGTCATGGAGCATCCTGGTCGCAGTCCTGTCAGGATCTGTGCGCTCTCTCCGGACTCTGTCCACCTGGTCTCTGGTGCATCTGATGGATCCATAGCTCTGTGGGATTTTCCCTCCAAACAGCTGTTCaggtaacatttaaataaaaaaaaatcattatatatatgtatatatatatatacatatatataaatatatatatgtatatgtatgtatatatatatttatatatatatatatgtgtgtgtgtgtgtatatatgtatatgtatatatacatatatatatgtgatttatttattgacatttgaCAAAGCAAATGACACACTATATGGAGCTTTATGTATTATGGGATAagggaatataataaataaataaatcatagaGCATTTGGTGCAAAAAAGACAAGGAATAATCTGCTCCCAGCATGAAGGAAACAATAATCACCACTGGGTGTAATTATGTTAGGTTAGTGCAGTAGGATGTACCATTAACATCAAGCTGTAGAGACCTGACATGATCCAAGCAGGGCACCCATATTTTGAAAAGCATTTTATTCTGAAGCCACTAAGAgaatgttaattttttttaaatttacaaagtACAGAGCATCTCTGATCCACTGAGTGTGTGAGGGTGGGTGGAAAGTCATCCAGCGCATCAGAATGTTACAAATTTTGTActaaaaaacatcaacattgcCAGCATGGAAGAGGCAGCACTGGTGAGCCATTTCCAAAGCAAGAAGCACTTAATGTTAAGGCAGGGTGGTGCTGGACCTAAGGGCAAGCAGGCGAAGGCAGTAAGCAGTTTAACAGCTTATTGAAGAAAGGGTTAACAGATCAGATGGACTAATGCAGGAACCGGAGGTGAAGCGTCAGTGGCAGCATGCACGCGGAAGGAGTTTGTGAGTATAGGAGAGCACAGGagttaaaactaaaactatttattttataaaaagcCAGAAAGTAACTTTGGAAATTTGGAATCAGGCCTTTTTAAAATCTAATCTGGTACAAAATGAAGTGCTAAAACATCAAAGTCcattcacaaaaacataaaagtttATTAAGCAACTTTAAAAATTAATCACAGATATTTCACAGTTACTTGAAACATTACTGAAAAGTAAagttttattaatatatttttaataaccTCACAGGTCGACTGCAGTGCTTTCTTATTCCACCAGGGGGCCACGGCCTACACTTCCATGTATTAGACACTGCAGTTTATGACTCATCAACAAGCTCATAATATGCACAGAATATTAAGCAGCTTTAAGTTCCTGTTCTTGTTTGTTATTCTTAATAAAAGTGGTCCCCTTTTGAAAATTTGAACACCGCAATTTTATGGATGAGTATTAGGACCACACgtggatatttaaaaaaaaaaaaaaaaagaagccagaattttgaggggaaaaagggtattttctgactttttcttggaattctgagattgaagtcagaattctgaaaattAAGTGAGCGTTTTAACCAAAATCTCTGTTCTGTGTCATTGTTGTTCTTGAGTCCAGGACACGGATGACACAGACTCAGAAGCATTGACTGTATTCAGACTCTGACGTTGGAGATGACCCAGACTTTTTATTAAAGACTATTTCTGGTTTTGGTAGGTTGTTTTGCAAAGGCTGATTCTTGCATGTTCACCTGGTGAATCACCTGCTGGTTCAGCATCACATTTTTTTGCTGCGTACATTTTCCTTTATTGAGCTTTTGTGTCACAGACTTAATAGATTATCTtcaaaatgtagacattttacttttaatatagACCTGTTTTAGTTGCACAACACTGTTGCTATGAACAGAGCCATtgtttcctgctaaaacatttcaaaatgtgtgtAGGACAGCGGCAGTGGATGACACCACGATGGTCGCCTGCTCCTTCAGCCCTTGTGGTCAGCTCTTCATGACCGGCTCCACCTATGGAGACCTGCGTCTGTGGGACCTGAGCATGAACCAGCTCCACGCTGAGAAGAACGCCCACGACCTGGGGGTCATCTGCTGCACGTTTGCTCCCCACATCCACAGTGGTGAGACTTAGTGGAAGAAATCctttataattaataattataagaAAGGCAGTGTTAACCATCTGCATGGCCCGTAAAATAAAGtcatgtatgaaaatattcacacaaatgaaagacaacaaaaatgaaacgaATGGTGACGAAagaacacacatatacataaacCAGTAACAGATTATGTTTATCATCGTGCGTGTTTCAGTGACTCAGTGACTCAGTACATGACTAATATGAACATGTCGTGTTTTTTAGGAGGTCATGTCGTGCAGTTTATTTTGGCGTCCTGTGGCCAAGACACTCACTTAAAGATCTGGGCTGTAAACAAGTTCATCTCTGGAGGTAAAGTCctatttctgcttcttcttcttcttctgtggggTTTAAAACTCCTACAATACCCAGTCTGTTATATTCTTTCTCGTTTTTCAGTCCCCTCTTTCTGCCTTTTATTAATAAACTTAAGCAACATTGATTTTCTTCATTCTGCTCTTGTCGAGTCAGCAGCTGCCaaataaaagttgattttatttaatcagtGGACTCTCTTGTAAGTCTTGAATAAAGTTTGAATTGAGTTGTATTGGACATCTGTCAGCCAAGTCCTCTTTTCCTCTTATTATTACTGCAAATGCTTATGGTTTTAAAGCCACACCATGTAGTATGAACTTGGCttgagtgttttctgtttccCAGATTCAGTGATGTCTCTTTAAATTTCCCTTTTTACCTCAttaaacaggattttttttttaatctaccaaaatgattttcttttccatttcaaGATATGACTAAGTGGAAGAGAGGATTATTTTTAGGACTTGGTTTTTGAGAAATTCACATGAAAAACGTCAGAGATAATTATTAAAGCATATGTTAACTACTAATATTCACCAacgggaaaaacaaaacaaaagttgtgGCTCCGGGTGATTTTTACAGTACAGCAACATGGTAATAGTGGCATAATAttatgtagagctgaaacagttaattgattattaatcgattattcaattaatcaacaactattttgataatcaataatcggtttgaagtttttttcatgattaaaacaagatttctgattgtttaagatctttaatgtgaatattttcttaatttctttgctctggataacaaagaaatcattaaaagttaatcattttggtttgtggacaaaacaagacatttgactcTTCATcgaataatcgacagattaatcgattatgaaaataatcgttagttgcaacTCTAATATTATGGAAATTTTGCAACTGAATGAGGGATTTCATGTTAATACCGTCTTGTTTCTAATGCAattagtattatattatattatattattgtatgtatcatattattaatattagtgTTATAGCTTGGCATTGAAAATTATTGTAGGCTATGGTCCTGTAGGCCTCTTACTATAATACTATACTGTAGCATGAACTatggtacagtatagtatatatagtactATGGCACAGTATAATACATGTCCAAAAAAATCCTGTGACATTGTTCGGTGTGAATATTTCACTTCTCTGTGATCTGTTGGTGTGGCTtctcttgtttctctctctctcgtagcCTGTAAGatgcagctgctgcacacaTTGACGGGCCACTCGGCTCCAGTCCTGTCCTGTGCCTTCTCCTCAGACGGGCAGCTGCTTGCATCGGGGTAAGACCTTAAGTCTTAAGATGGCATTTTCTTCCAGAGAGCTCCTGAATTCTTTTCCACGGCAGTGTTTTGTGAAAATGAACTCTCGCAGAGACTTGAAACGTGTTTGAAATTGAGGAATCCATCATTGTGATCGTCTGAGTCACGTTAATTATTAATGTCGGAcattaatgttgttttgaagAATGAGGCCGctcagaaaatgtcacaaagactCATAGTTTCGCAGCTCTCATGTAAAATGCACGATTTCGCGAGTACAAAAAGTGACAGACAAAATGTGGCGCAATGATTTGAAGGACATTTTCAGCTAATGGCTGCCAAGAATgtaatgaaaatggaaaatacatGGGAAGCATCCTGACTTTGCTGTGGTTGGAAGTTGAAATGTTAAATCCGTCAAATGTATCACTATACAAatttaagaaatgtatttaaaatgctttttatgTGAAGTAGGTCAACCTCAAGCCAAGTAGAAACATGCAGTACTTGAATATAACCACAGGAGGGAGACACAGATTGCTCTATTCCTCCCTCAGTCAGTGAATATGGATATgtgatctctctctcacacacacagcatctcttcctctgcttcagtTTGATCTTTTTTATCACTTTCAGCTCCGTGGACAAAACTGTGACAGTCTATGACGCAGTGAGTCCTTTTCCCCTCTTACAGATGTGCTCTGTAATTATTTACTGCCCGGGTTTAATGATGggcttcactttgtttttgcAGAACTCTGCAGTTTTGCTTCACACACTGAGCCAGCATGAGAGGTAAATATTTTCTAGGTTTCTATATGAATCTATGATTTTGTTAGTAAATATTTATGTCGATCTCACGTCTTGTATCTTGGCAAACATCTtacactctttttttattgattaattttaaaaaggtataaataaaataaaataaaaaaataaaaaggtgtaaATGTGATTTCCAGGTAAATTACATACAAATAACTAATAATAGGAGTGGGAAGATCGtattaaagttaaaatattcACTGTGATtttgaaaactacacaaaatataaaataaaagattaaatagtgaaatatgaaaacataaagCTTTGCAGAAAACATGGAATTAAATatgtaaagtaaaatgtaaGATATACAAGCGATATTAGTGTTCATTGTGACATTTCATCCATCTCGTCTGCTTTGTGGACACTCATGAACAACGGTCAAATGGTCAAATACAGTACTACACGTACAAATACACATTAACATGTAAATACATATAAGCCACTTACACTCTATTTATCCGTCCATCCCCACACCTGTGACTGAAAGGCAGCGAGTTCACTTCCTCTCAGGGCGGCGAATAAAAGTTATTTTGGGGAGAAAAGTGAAGTGGAAGAAGATgagcgagagagaaagtggATAAATGCTTCGAAAATGTGAATCGCAACAAAAATGCCTACAGGAAACTCACTGACTCTGACTTGAGTGTGAGAGGATGAGTGTGAGAGCAGGTTAGTGCGGGAGACGACCATCTTTCTGCATCAGCATATCAGAGCAGTTCATCTGAGACTCTTATCATTCATTACCTTTGCCTTGACTTTCAGAGCCGATCAGAtctgatgtgtttatttgttataaTGCAGGTTAACACACAGTCGACACGGCAATAAAATCTTATGGACAAGAGGAACCAATCAACTCGCTATTTACAACACCAGGAacaataaattgatttaaagTTAAATGTCAATCCTAATTTAGATCTGCATCCCTTTTAACACAGTTAAACCATCAATGAATTGACCTTTTGACCACATATATCACTGTTCCATACGcttactggccactttattaagtacaAGGGACATCCAATAACATATCATGGTTGTAATGAGTGGTTATATGAGTtactgttgtctgtctgtcatctcaAACCAGTCTGACCATTCCTGTCTTACCTCTTGGCATCAACAAGgcctgattagatatttgtgctAACATGTGTTAACATGTGCTAATAAAATGGATGATTCGTTCCCACCTTTTAAACCTGTTGGAGGCGGGGCCTTTACAGCTGCTACAAAACTCCGAACCGTAACGCCGTCACCCAGaaattcatttttatacatttggtTTTATGTTTTCCACATCTTCCCTTTATTTATAAAGGTACAGTGTATAGGAATTAATgtcatctaatggtgagactgtagattgtAAGAAACCgtaactacggtggccttcaaacaccaaagtggGTTGTCATTCTTCTTCACTGTTTGCGTGGTAAGCTTTTACTTCAGGccgctgtaaaaacatggctaaactacatataaaaggcttattgtaATACTACAAACACCAagttatacacttatacagaCATACTTAAGGGTAATTTATTCCGTTTTGttcaataaaccctcctaaatgttgtGCACCTAGTGCAGTAGCCATCTTGCACACCCACCTGTTGCATTTCGAGCAATATCTCCTGCATTTCCTCTCCAAACACTGCCAAAGTCGTCCCCACTAAAAATGCCCTCGTTCCGTAAAAGAACAACATCATTTATTCTGTGTGCTCCGCTGTCATCTGCTGCAGGTACGTGACAGCGTGTGCCTTCTCTCCAACCTCGCCGCTGTTTGCGACAGGATCGATGGATAAGACGGTAAACATCTGGAGGCTGGAGGATGGAAGCAGTGGCCATGGTGGGAAGAGCACGCAAACAGATACTCGTGGACGGAAATCCCTTCTCTGATTAATTGCGATCTGTTTTTGTCTCGTGATCTTATGTTGTGCCCCTGCCTCCTCCACTGAACCCTGTGTCCGACGGAAAGGCGGGAAGTCACTGGCTggttagttttcttttttgacttaaaaacaacttttattgaagggaaagaaagagagtcGGTCACTATTGGAAGAGTTTCCCTCAGGATTTGtaccattttaaaaaacaacaacacaggttTTGTGTCCGTAAATGTCTTCTCTGCTTTACGTTTGTTAGGTTTACGTAGAGATGTATCGCTATGTCTGCACTGCAATAACTTcatgtatgttttgtgtttcagagtCTGTGCTGACAACCAATGAAGGTAcgtttaaaacaataaacacttttacttttttataaaaaaaagagaaaagaacacGTTACATTTGAGATATatttgtcatatatatatatatatttgaaaacCCCACTAATTAACCATTCTGAACACAGTTCAGATCAGTTTTTCTGGATATTTCAAAGTATCGTATGATTCCTCTCTCGTATCTGAGGGACACATGGCTCTCTGTGTtgttattgacttttaatttcattgtcttacacacacatctTAAGAGTCCCAGCAGCTTGGCTTTTAATGAGAactgtgagactgtgttttCGGAGCCATGTTTTAGAGAAACCAAATAACTTCCTGTCCCTGACGCTTCTGCCAGCTCAGCTCTGCGAAGGCTGGCAGGTCTTGGCGTCTGCAAATGCCCCcgttcttttaaaaaaaggtttgtatataaatgagaaataatatgataatattgcCAAGTAAATAAGTTAGAAACGAATGTATAAGTAAATATGTACTACATTCAAAAATACTATAAAGTAAAGTCTAGGCAGTATAAAGTTAAAATACTGCAGGATTAagtcttaaagctgtagtatgtaacttttaaatgtaaaccactgtcaaatgtgttcacacaatgctgattttTTCCCAGTATAATGGTCTATTGTTTCCTTTCCTAggttttacaaaacatttattaagtGTGGAGTTATCTACAAATACTGTATTCTACATAGAAAAATATCTACAACtggaattaattaattttaaacatgtttttgaacatgtgaacataatacactgaaaaacaaactcacacacaaaaaagaaagaaaaataaggaGTAGGAAGAACTGTCAGCATATTTAACCCGACCCCTTCTCTACTCTTTAATAACTAATAATCTcaagttgacttcctgtttacttAGTTTGTTGTACCGACACAAAGATGTGATGAGTATcgtatatcctttttttttctcaaggtgctcaaaatgtttaaaatcagattgaatttgtgaaatttggaaatacgtcacggttcgaagttcacttggctcgttttaatgaagaaaaacggtctaattttgtgacttctgcaccattactgctactttatatcacgacttgacccaacaacacataagaagatggaaaaaaaagcaggaatgtccatataaggagttgtgtattattcccatggacctgccgtgtgagcactaagtgTTAACTCCCCCTTGAAATTGTATTCcatcaatattaaaaaaacaatttgtggATATTGCtgcagtacagtacatattGATAATATAGTAAACATTTCCAAATGAAATAGATTTGGGCACAATTAGTAATGGTGTCGTGTTTGTGTCTACGAGCTCCTCCTCACCTTTCTCGCTCCTCTTGTGTCACTGAAAATGCCAGCGACGCATCCACACAGTCTAACGATCAATAACTCGTCGGCTCGGATTCTAGGACAGTTGAGCATGAGAGAATAGTTGGCCCGTTTCTCAAAAAGGCGCGGCATCTGTCAGAGCCTGACCTTCCAACCTTCACTCTGCCTCACAGGGAGAAGCTCAGCTGGCCGATCGAAGCTGCTGGTCACCGACTGGTCAGAGGAGGACGTGTCGGAGTGGCTGCTGGCGGAAGGCCTCGGGGAATTGGTGGACAAATTCAAAGCCAACAACATCGATGGGACGGAGCTGCTCAGTCTCACCAAGGAAACGCTGGCGTCAGAGCTGCTCGTAGGTGAGGAAGAcgaatgtgacacacacacactgctcagtGAGAGTCCCTCCAAGTCCTTATTCCTGCTTTTGTGTCACATGTAAGAATAAAAATCCAGTTCTATGAGTGTTACATAGCTGGTGTGTGTGGATTAGGGTTTTTATATTTGCACGGATTAAAGAAATGTGGCacagtaaatgaaataaaaggtgAATGAAAAGCACCCAGCTTTGGGGCATTAGCTGTTATGTAACTCAATATCCAAAAATGTATTTCCCTCAGTGTATCCACGTGATTAACTAAAACCCAGACTTTTTTGCCCCAACTCTTTTTAACGAAACGTAAACGCCTCGGAGCATCACCATCTGTAGCAACAGAGGTCATTtaattcttttcatttct is a genomic window of Solea senegalensis isolate Sse05_10M linkage group LG7, IFAPA_SoseM_1, whole genome shotgun sequence containing:
- the wdsub1 gene encoding WD repeat, SAM and U-box domain-containing protein 1 isoform X1; this encodes MTTLICTLQHHRDEVNWCAFSARLLATCSGDKTLRVYSTSDFSELPFSPLSGHGYSVHCCRFSACGQFLVSCSTDATIMVWSMVSGEIEAVMEHPGRSPVRICALSPDSVHLVSGASDGSIALWDFPSKQLFRTAAVDDTTMVACSFSPCGQLFMTGSTYGDLRLWDLSMNQLHAEKNAHDLGVICCTFAPHIHSGGHVVQFILASCGQDTHLKIWAVNKFISGACKMQLLHTLTGHSAPVLSCAFSSDGQLLASGSVDKTVTVYDAVSPFPLLQMCSVIIYCPGLMMGFTLFLQNSAVLLHTLSQHERYVTACAFSPTSPLFATGSMDKTVNIWRLEDGSSGHGGKSLAESVLTTNEGRSSAGRSKLLVTDWSEEDVSEWLLAEGLGELVDKFKANNIDGTELLSLTKETLASELLVESVGLRSKLLRKVEEVKNYSVCSGVPDEFLCPITRELMREPVIAADGYSYEREAIESWINTKNRSSPMTNLPLLTTLLTPNHTLKMAIGRWKTSH
- the wdsub1 gene encoding WD repeat, SAM and U-box domain-containing protein 1 isoform X2; the encoded protein is MTTLICTLQHHRDEVNWCAFSARLLATCSGDKTLRVYSTSDFSELPFSPLSGHGYSVHCCRFSACGQFLVSCSTDATIMVWSMVSGEIEAVMEHPGRSPVRICALSPDSVHLVSGASDGSIALWDFPSKQLFRTAAVDDTTMVACSFSPCGQLFMTGSTYGDLRLWDLSMNQLHAEKNAHDLGVICCTFAPHIHSGGHVVQFILASCGQDTHLKIWAVNKFISGACKMQLLHTLTGHSAPVLSCAFSSDGQLLASGSVDKTVTVYDANSAVLLHTLSQHERYVTACAFSPTSPLFATGSMDKTVNIWRLEDGSSGHGGKSLAESVLTTNEGRSSAGRSKLLVTDWSEEDVSEWLLAEGLGELVDKFKANNIDGTELLSLTKETLASELLVESVGLRSKLLRKVEEVKNYSVCSGVPDEFLCPITRELMREPVIAADGYSYEREAIESWINTKNRSSPMTNLPLLTTLLTPNHTLKMAIGRWKTSH